Proteins co-encoded in one Vidua chalybeata isolate OUT-0048 chromosome 18, bVidCha1 merged haplotype, whole genome shotgun sequence genomic window:
- the LOC128797277 gene encoding immunoglobulin lambda-1 light chain-like: MGLAGVLQVHSPVQKPLHGKGVAGRAELPQGMRRGDPILLPRQACAPGTLTDPCLLPSLLFLSRFPGPGSADSAAILSVRKVKETRNTVRITCSGLSSSYAYAGWFQQKVPGSGPVTLIYANDKRPSDIPSRFSGSQSGSTGTLTITGVQAEDEAVYFCGGWDSSSGSYGVCHNKITCSGSSGSYGWYQQKVPGSGPVTVIYQNDKRPSDIPSRFSGSKSGSTGTLTITGVQAEDEAVYFCGSYDGSSGGSLVQAALSQPSSLSAKVGDTIRITCSGVSNIFGFGWFQQKVPGSGPVTVIYNDNKRPSGILDPHPAPQTP; encoded by the exons ATGGGCTtggctggggtgctgcaggtgcacagccctgtgcagaaGCCCTTGCATGGGAAGGGAGTGGCTGGAAGAGCTGAGCTGCCTCAGGGGATGCGCAGAGG GGaccccatcctgctgcccaggcaggcCTGTGCTCCTGGGACACTGACTGACCCCTGTCTTCTcccctctcttctcttcctctccaggTTCCCAGGTCCAGGCAGCGCTGACTCAGCAGCCATCCTGAGTGTCAGAAAAGTGAAGGAGACCAGAAACACCGTCAGGATCACCTGCTCTGGGCTTAGCAGCAGCTATGCTTATGCTGGCTGGTTCCAGCAGAAGGTCCCTGGCAGTGGCCCTGTCACTTTGATCTATGCTAATGACAAGAGACCCTCGGACATCCCTTCGCGATTCTCCGGATCCCAGTCTGGCTCCACGGGCACGTTAACCATCACTGGGGTCCAAGCCGAGGACGAGGCTGTCTATTTCTGTGgtggctgggacagcagcagtggcagctaTGGTGTATG CCACAACAAAATCACCTGCTCTGGGAGTAGCGGCAGCTATGGCTGGTACCAGCAGAAGGTCCCTGGCAGTGGCCCTGTCACTGTGATCTACCAGAATGACAAGAGACCCTCGGACATCCCTTCGCGATTCTCCGGATCCAAGTCCGGCTCCACGGGCACGTTAACCATCACTGGGGTCCAAGCCGAGGATGAGGCTGTCTATTTCTGTGGTAGCTATGACGGCAGCAGTGGTG gTTCCCTGGTCCAGGCAGCACTGAGTCAGCCATCCTCACTGTCAGCCAAGGTGGGAGACACCATCAGGATCACCTGCTCCGGGGTTAGCAACATCTTTGGCTTTGGCTGGTTCCAACAGAAGGTTCCTGGCAGTGGCCCTGTCACTGTGATCTATAACGACAACAAGAGACCCTCGGGCATTCTAGATCCACATCCAGCTCCACAAACACCTTAA
- the LOC128797278 gene encoding LOW QUALITY PROTEIN: uncharacterized protein LOC128797278 (The sequence of the model RefSeq protein was modified relative to this genomic sequence to represent the inferred CDS: substituted 1 base at 1 genomic stop codon): MRLPGQIRAAGDFEHGGLIIVPLPGEICVPRSLTHLLSSPLSSPSPGSLVQAASLSQPSSMSASVGVTIKITCSGSSYSNYAWFQQKVPGSAPVTVVYYNDKRPSDIPLXFSRSTSGTTATLTITGVQAEDEAVYFCGGRDSSGAGSLVQAAAVIQPSWMSANMRAIVGITCSGASSGWHGWYQQKVPGSAPVTVIYYNDKRPSDIPSRFSGSSFRFSNTLTITGVQAEDEAVYFCGGWYSSSDAATVAQWFVDVIQKPTTADFCEDSLHSSIKHQDRAACLTEPLFLSPSPLVQAVLLSQPSLVSANLRETTKIRLSGLSSS; encoded by the exons ATGAGGCTGCCAGGGCAGATCAGGGCTG CTGGGGACTTTGAGCACGGGGGTCTAATCATTGTCCCACTGCCTGGAGAGATCTGTGTTCCCAGGTCACTGACtcacctcctctcctcccctctctcctctccctctccaggCTCCCTGGTCCAGGCAGCATCACTGAGTCAGCCATCCTCCATGTCAGCCAGTGTGGGAGTGACCATCAAAATCACCTGCTCTGGGAGTAGCTACAGCAACTATGCCTGGTTCCAGCAGAaggtccctggcagtgcccctgtCACTGTGGTCTACTACAATGACAAGAGACCCTCGGACATCCCTTTGTGATTCTCCAGATCCACATCCGGGACCACAGCCACGTTAACCATCACCGGGGTCCAAGCCGAGGATGAGGCTGTCTATTTCTGtggtggcagggacagcagtggtGCTG gTTCCCTggtccaggcagcagcagttaTTCAGCCATCCTGGATGTCAGCAAACATGCGAGCGATTGTTGGGATCACCTGCTCTGGGGCTAGCAGCGGCTGGCATGGCTGGTACCAGCAGAaggtccctggcagtgcccctgtTACTGTGATCTACTACAATGACAAGAGACCCTCGGACATCCCTTCGCGATTCTCCGGATCCAGCTTTCGTTTCTCGAACACGTTAACCATCACTGGGGTCCAAGCCGAGGATGAGGCTGTCTATTTCTGTGGTGGCTGGTACAGCAGCAGTGATGCTGCTACAGTTGCACAGTGGTTTGTTGATGTGATACAAAAACCTACCACGGCAGATTTCTGTGAGGATTCCCTGCATTCCAGTATCAAGCATCAGGATAGAGCTGCCTGCCTTACTGAACCTCTTTTCCTGTCTCCTTCTCCCCTGGTCCAGGCAGTATTGCTGAGTCAGCCATCCTTGGTGTCAGCTAACCTCAGAGAAACCACAAAGATCCGTCTCTCTGGGCTTAGCAGTAGCTAG
- the LOC128797279 gene encoding uncharacterized protein LOC128797279 has translation MAKVIVPGGQRGHVPLPRLICVPGTLTDPHFLSSPPSPGSLVQAALTQPSSLSAKVGDTIRITCSGGSSSSDYGWFQQKVPGSAPVTVIYYNNNRPSDIPSRFSGSRFPGPGSADSAAILAVSPMWTTLSGSPALGVAMATMPGSSRSSTATLTITGVQAKDEAVYFCGAWDSSSGSSLVQAALTQPSKVSAKVGDTVRITCSGSSYSYGCSSYGYSYGWYQQKVPGSAPVTVIYDNNKRPSDIPSRFSGSGGTLTITGVQAEDEAVYFCGGWDSSAGQD, from the exons ATGGCCAAAGTCATTGTGCCTGGAGGGCAGAGGGGCCATGTTCCCCTGCCCAGGCTGATCTGTGTTCCTGGGACATTGACTGACcctcattttctctcctctcctccctctccaggTTCCCTGgtccaggcagcactgactcAGCCATCCTCCCTGTCAGCCAAGGTGGGAGACACCATCAGGATCACCTGCTCTGGAGGTAGCAGCAGCAGCGACTATGGCTGGTTCCAGCAGAaggtccctggcagtgcccctgtCACTGTGATCTACTACAATAACAACAGACCCTCGGACATCCCTTCACGATTCTCCGGATCCAG gTTCCCTGGTCCAGGCAGCGCTGACTCAGCAGCCATCCTCGCTGTCAGCCCAATGTGGACAACACTGTCAGGATCACCTGCTCTGGGGGTAGCTATGGCAACTATGCCTGGTTCCAGCAGAAG CTCCACAGCCACGTTAACCATCACTGGGGTCCAAGCCAAGGACGAGGCTGTCTATTTCTGTGGtgcctgggacagcagcagtggca gTTCCCTGGTCCAGGCAGCGCTGACCCAGCCATCTAAGGTGTCGGCCAAGGTGGGAGACACGGTCAGGATCACCTGCTCTGGTAGCAGCTACAGCTATGGCTG TAGCAGCTATGGCTATAGCTATGGCTGGTACCAGCAGAaggtccctggcagtgcccctgtCACTGTGATCTACGATAACAACAAGAGACCCTCGGACATCCCTTCGCGATTCTCCGGCTCTGGGGGCACGTTAACCATCACTGGGGTCCAAGCCGAGGACGAGGCTGTCTATTTCTGTGGTGGCTGGGACAGCAGTGCTGGTCAGGATTGA
- the LOC128797280 gene encoding uncharacterized protein LOC128797280, whose product MPWPGLYSSNMLALSLSQPSSLSANVRETVRITCSGASSNWYGWFQQKVPGNAPVTVSYDNTNRPSGIPSRVSGSLSGSTGTLTITGVQAEDEAVYFCGYDSSAAQALGDGSLVQAAAVTQPSSVSAKNWRFSCSPPCLKVIVLVPTKISVALSPSLSHLATDDHVLLLLPLCWGALSCVTVIYGSNSRPSDIPSRFSGSWSSYTGTLAITGV is encoded by the exons atgCCTTGGCCTGGGCTCTACTCCTCAAATATGCTG GCACTATCACTAAGTCAGCCATCCTCATTGTCAGCCAATGTGAGAGAGACTGTCAGGATCACCTGCTCTGGGGCTAGCAGCAACTGGTATGGCTGGTTCCAGCAGAAGGTCCCTGGCAATGCCCCTGTCACTGTGAGCTACGACAACACCAACAGACCCTCGGGCATCCCTTCGCGAGTCTCTGGATCCTTATCCGGCTCCACGGGCACGTTAACCATCACTGGGGTCCAAGCCGAGGACGAGGCTGTCTATTTCTGTGGCTatgacagcagtgctgctcaggcTCTTGGTGATG gctccctggtccaggcagcagcagtgactcaGCCATCCTCAGTGTCAGCCAAG AACTGGAGGTTCTCTTGTTCTCCACCATGTCTGAAGGTCATCGTCCTTGTCCCTACAAAGATCAGTGTGGCTTTGTCCCCCAGTCTGTCACATCTTGCTACTGATGACCAtgtcctcctcctgctgcctctgtgctgggGTGCCTTGAGCTGTGTCACTGTGATCTATGGAAGCAACAGCAGACCCTCAGACATCCCTTCGCGATTCTCCGGATCCTGGTCCAGCTACACAGGCACGTTAGCCATCACTGGGGTCTAA